Genomic DNA from Deltaproteobacteria bacterium:
CGACCTTGGGCTCGGGCTTCTTGGGCTCGGGCTTCTTGGCCTCGACCTTGGGCTCAGGCTTCTTGGCCTCGACCTTGGGCTCGGGCTTCTTGGCCTCGGCCTTGGGCTTGGCCGCCTTGGCGTCGTCGGCGAGCTTCTTGGCGATGGCCGTGATGAGCTCCGCCTTGGTCTTGAGCTTGGAATAGCCCGACCCCAGGTGGGTCTTTGCCAGCTCGCGCAGAGCGCGGACGGTCATGAGCTTGAGGTCGTCCATGGCGAAGGGGAGGGCGGGGCTGGAGGC
This window encodes:
- a CDS encoding DUF4912 domain-containing protein, which translates into the protein MDDLKLMTVRALRELAKTHLGSGYSKLKTKAELITAIAKKLADDAKAAKPKAEAKKPEPKVEAKKPEPKVEAKKPEPKKPEPKV